Proteins found in one Labrus bergylta chromosome 8, fLabBer1.1, whole genome shotgun sequence genomic segment:
- the spag1b gene encoding sperm-associated antigen 1, whose translation MSAAFFSNQSTSSDFSGKVPVEHLDYVYIEKCKDVKYLEKILEVLRSGKEGFYPHLLEFCESHMKKLDPRNRALRKENPVATAASLAKDEWSQIFDDLKIWQEETKTTETLLMQEPMIDASMKEDMTPIRGSNCSVPLNQTAVSKEKRNCSKHPLPRDYREWDKFDVEKECKRIDGNVVTNDPPAIANNQHPQIRTEVDASLKSQQEKLLLANREKDKGNEAFRANDYEEAVAYYSRSISIIPSVSAYNNRAQAEIKLEHWHNAMSDCQRVLELESGNVKGLLRRAKVYNHMGQFQLAAEDLRMVLRKEPQNAAATQLLCETEKRISECRPEQKSKGKTILIQEVEEEDNNRNARPVEPSQPVGGEESSAAPERGDMGNAQKKPHGRGDGGPHSEFNNSHHGHWRSRGGSSDKYKFTQESKEKLANGTSKRGSTASVKADQSSGGKGSLAGGNEGGTLSGGNAGETVNLDAPCGALPPALSRLKNEGNLQFKNGQFADALEKYSQAIQGYADSEIDSPEDLCILYSNRAACYLKDGNCQECIQDCTRALELQPFSLKPLLRRAMAYESLERYRKAYVDYKTVLQIDISVQAANDSVNRITRLLIEQDGTEWREKLPDIPLVPLSAQQHRREEPPSEEVLQARAEKAAMDAERKAEARFTVLKKEGNEFVKNGQYQDALGKYTECLKLKPEECSIYTNRALCYLKVERFAEAKQDCDAALKLEPTNKKAFYRRALANKGLKDYLACSSDLQEVLQQDPNVQEAEKELLEVTVLLRQSLANSNVSPAKPRKTVPITEVDGDQETTGDPNSENSCRGEDIPTNLQPTDAYEFGQALNAACCSGDTAICAELLASTTPEMLPHFLSTQLDGHTISLIMQAMDSHLLEKNPSLVYQHLNVLHTTDRFSVVLMLLNKDERRHMTQLFEHLAAVESSEFTKNDVQNLANKYI comes from the exons ATGAGTGCAGCTTTCTTTTCAAACCAGTCCACCTCCAGTGACTTCAGCGGAAAGGTTCCTGTGGAGCACCTGGACTATGTTTACATCGAGAAATGCAAAGATGTAAAATACCTGGAGAAGATCTTAGAAGTCTtaag GTCTGGCAAAGAGGGATTTTATCCTCATCTACTTGAGTTCTGTGAGAGTCACATGAAGAAACTGGACCCTCGAAACCGAGCTCTCAGAAAGGAAAACCCTGTGGCCACAGCAGCCAGTCTCGCCAAAGATGAGTGGAGCCAAATTTTTGATGACTTAAAg ATTTGGCAAGAAGAAACCAAAACTACTGAGACTTTGCTAATGCAGGAGCCAATGATTGATGCATCAATGAAAGAAGATATGACACCAATAAGAGGGTCCAATTGCTCTGTTCCGCTTAATCAG ACTGCAGTatcaaaagaaaagaggaattGTTCAAAACATCCTCTCCCACGTGATTATCGAGAATGGGACAA GTTCGATGTGGAAAAAGAATGCAAAAGAATTGATGGAAACGTGGTCACAAATGATCCACCTGCCATCGCAAACAACCAACACCCCCAAATCAGGACTGAAGTGGATGCGTCAT TGAAATCACAACAGGAGAAGCTCCTTCTGGCAAATCGTGAAAAGGACAAAGGCAATGAAGCATTCAGGGCAAATGATTATGAGGAGGCTGTTGCATACTATTCCAG GAGCATTTCCATTATACCATCCGTGTCTGCCTACAACAACAGAGCCCAGGCGGAGATCAAACTCGAGCACTGGCATAACGCCATGAGCGACTGTCAGAGGGTACTTGAGCTGGAATCAGGCAATGTGAAAG GCCTGCTGCGACGTGCCAAAGTTTATAATCACATGGGTCAATTCCAGCTGGCGGCTGAAGACCTGAGGATGGTGCTCAGGAAAGAGCCACAGAATGCTGCAGCCACG CAACTTCTGTGTGAAACAGAGAAGAGGATTTCAGAATGTCGACCAGAGCAGAAGAGCAAAGGCAAAACAATCCTCATCCAAGAAGTAGAAGAGGAGGACAACAACAGAAATG CTCGTCCGGTTGAACCCAGCCAGCCtgtgggaggggaggagagcTCAGCTGCTCCTGAAAGGGGAGACATGGGTAACGCTCAAAAAAAGCCTCACGGCAGAGGGGACGGGGGTCCTCACAGTGAGTTCAACAACTCCCACCATGGACACTGGAGAAGCAGAGGAGGCAGCTCTGATAAATATAAATTCACGCAGGAGTCCAAGGAAAAGCTAGCGAATGGAACAAGCAAGAGGGGTTCGACAGCCTCAGTCAAGGCTGATCAGAGCAGTGGAGGTAAGGGAAGTCTGGCTGGAGGAAATGAAGGGGGAACTTTGTCTGGAGGAAATGCAGGGGAAACTGTCAACCTTGATGCCCCATGTGGAGCCCTACCCCCAGCTCTGTCGAGGCTGAAGAATGAAGGCAACCTGCAGTTTAAAAACGGACAGTTTGCAGATGCACTGGAGAAATACTCACAGGCCATTCAAGGCTATGCAGACTCAG AGATCGATAGCCCAGAGGACCTTTGTATTCTGTATTCTAACAGAGCAGCATGCTACCTAAAGGATGGCAACTGTCAAGAATGCATACAGGATTGCACAAG AGCCCTGGAGCTGCAGCCCTTCTCCCTCAAGCCTCTCCTGCGGCGGGCCATGGCTTATGAGTCCCTGGAACGCTACCGTAAGGCCTACGTGGATTACAAGACTGTCCTGCAGATAGACATCAGTGTTCAAGCAGCAAATGACAGCGTCAACAG GATCACTCGGCTGCTGATTGAGCAAGATGGTACAGAGTGGAGAGAGAAACTTCCCGACATTCCTCTGGTGCCTCTGTCAGCTCAACAGCACCGTAGAGAGGAGCCACCCAGTGAAGAGGTCCTCCAGGCCCGGGCAGAGAAAGCAGCAATGGATGCAG AAAGGAAAGCAGAAGCCCGTTTTACAGTTTTGAAGAAAGAAGGGAATGAATTTGTGAAGAACGGCCAATACCAGGATGCACTGGGGAAGTACACTGAATGCCTTAAGCTAAAGCCAGAAGAGTGTTCAATCTACACCAACAG AGCCCTGTGCTACTTGAAGGTTGAGAGGTTTGCTGAGGCTAAACAAGACTGCGATGCAGCACTGAAGCTGGAGCCAACCAATAAGAAGGCCTTCTACAGACGAGCACTGGCCAATAAAGGCCTCAAG GACTACCTGGCAtgcagctctgacctgcaggaAGTACTGCAGCAGGATCCCAATGTGCAGGAGGCTGAGAAGGAGCTGTTGGAGGTCACAGTGCTGCTCAGACAGAGTCTGGCTAACTCCAACGTTTCACCGGCCAAACCCAGGAAAACTGTCCCTATCACAGAG GTTGATGGTGACCAGGAAACGACAGGTGATCCTAACTCAGAGAacagctgcagaggagaggaTATCCCAACCAACCTCCAGCCTACAGATGCCTACGAGTTCGGACAGGCTCTGAATGCAGCGTGTTGCAGCGGGGACACAGCGATCTGTGCTGAACTGCTGGCCTCCACGACCCCTGAGATGCTTCCTCATTTCTTAAGCACCCAATTGGATGGACACACTATCAGCCTCATCATGCAGGCAATGGACTCCCACCTCCTGGAAAAGAATCCTAGCCTAGTCTACCAACACCTCAACGTTTTGCACACCACCGACAGGTTTTCG GTGGTGCTTATGCTGCTGAATAAGGACGAGCGTCGCCACATGACTCAGCTGTTTGAGCATCTGGCTGCTGTGGAGAGCTCCGAGTTCACTAAGAACGATGTTCAGAATCTGGCCAACAAGTACATCTGA
- the fbxo43 gene encoding F-box only protein 43: protein MECTPESNIYPESCKGKHFYDDCSDSGYSGLFHSPQSTSGAASRTTLSPVEFNETPKENLREPVKYVGKDLRGTQRPPVVSWCETPKRDSSLRHRLLMRRPTTDVKTDNTRSPCTRRTGRSEHWLSVSCDTLDTMTGALASSTLEHDLPLSGRKRRLLFTQARTSTREDGKPNCFPLPGFDRRVSLSDADFIENISASGQMNNETPCFRKLQSSSSKENFQSPISSVASNLHESSSVLCTPSSTHKPKYIRSVCEDSGFSSLTLDKSQDSSVDHDGSFQELLPPNSRGNSETPNLTETKRHSRLQRQHRLSTLKEGGSQSEEDTKERKYEHFYKHHGLCKEDEVFAGDATPVGGVSVAFSNSMTSDSLASAKHCYTTPLRASTTMPENKTPFNTVQANQEVTPVTATPVDLSLTPALQLVHAMCQQNAQMFVGQSPSLKEQLKSTAALAETLGTFRTTMPLAGLIGRKMGIGKIDILTELKRRNLRHILAKVFSHLSSENIYRCGQVCKNWSEIIQQDKQARFKRRNHLSKVESATELGGAVHVPDAETRLTLTKRSALKMVQSQSRSLSFCTPQSGKSTLTPLNSGSSRREKFLEVAKTLFNDECLKPCPRCQNPARCHSVKREGVCSTADCGFQFCTACLYAFHGSKECGSRSVGRHKKDIILPGSAKSKRNIRRL from the exons atGGAGTGTACTCCTGAATCAAACATCTACCCTGAGAGCTGCAAAGGGAAGCACTTTTACGACGACTGCTCTGACAGTGGGTACTCGGGTTTATTCCACAGCCCTCAGAGCACCAGCGGTGCCGCCTCCCGTACAACTTTGTCCCCAGTAGAATTCAATGAAACGCCAAAAGAGAACCTCAGGGAACCCGTCAAATATGTGGGCAAAGACTTGAGGGGAACACAGCGACCGCCTGTCGTAAGTTGGTGTGAAACTCCAAAAAGAGATTCCTCATTGAGACACAGACTTCTAATGCGCAGACCCACCACTGATGTCAAAACTGACAACACAAGATCGCCATGCACCAGGAGGACTGGCCGATCTGAACATTGGTTAAGTGTTTCCTGTGATACTTTAGACACTATGACAGGAGCCTTGGCATCAAGCACTTTGGAGCACGATTTGCCACTATCTGGTAGGAAACGCCGTCTCCTCTTCACGCAGGCGAGGACATCAACCCGAGAAGATGGAAAGCCAAACTGTTTTCCCCTTCCCGGTTTTGATAGAAGAGTTTCACTCTCAGATGCAGACTTCATTGAGAACATTTCTGCCTCTGGTCAAATGAATAATGAGACTCCATGCTTTAGAAAACTCCAGTCTTCCTCATCTAAAGAGAACTTTCAATCACCAATCAGCAGTGTTGCTAGCAACCTTCATGAAAGCTCAAGTGTACTGTGCACACCATCTTCAACACACAAACCTAAATACATCAG GTCTGTGTGTGAAGATAGTGGTTTCAGTTCTTTGACCCTTGATAAATCCCAGGACTCCTCGGTGGACCATGATGGCTCTTTCCAGGAGCTGCTGCCCCCTAACTCCAGAGGGAACAGTGAAACTCCAAATCTGACCGAGACAAAGCGACACTCTCGTTTGCAGCGGCAGCATAGGCTTTCTACACTCAAAGAAGGGGGCTCTCAGTCTGAGGAAGACACAAAGGAGAGAAAGTATGAACATTTTTATAAGCACCACGGCCTTTGTAAAGAAGATGAGGTTTTTGCTGGCGATGCCACTCCTGTTGGAGGTGTTTCTGTTGCGTTTAGCAATAGCATGACCTCTGATAGTTTGGCTTCTGCAAAGCATTGCTATACAACCCCATTAAGAGCATCCACGACCATGCCAGAAAACAAGACACCTTTTAACACCGTTCAGGCCAATCAAGAGGTAACTCCAGTCACAGCAACCCCAGTGGATCTCTCTCTGACACCAGCGCTGCAGCTGGTTCATGCTATGTGTCAGCAGAATGCCCAGATGTTTGTTGGCCAAAGTCCAAGCCTAAAGGAGCAGCTGAAGTCCACAGCAGCACTTGCTGAGACGCTGGGGACGTTCAGGACCACCATGCCGTTGGCAGGGCTCATCGGCAGGAAGATGGGCATTGGGAAGATCGACATATTGACagagctgaagaggaggaacCTCAGGCACATTCTCGCAAAAGTATTCAGCCACCTGTCCTCCGAGAATATCTACAG GTGTGGTCAAGTGTGCAAGAACTGGAGTGAAATCATCCAACAAGACAAGCAAGCCCGTTTTAAGAGAAGAAACCACCTAAGTAAAGTGGAGTCTGCTACTGAG CTTGGTGGTGCTGTCCATGTTCCTGACGCAGAAACCAGACTGACTCTGACTAAGAGATCTGCCCTGAAGATGGTCCAGTCCCAGTCTAGGAGTTTGAGCTTCTGCACCCCACAGTCAGGAAAAAGCACTTTGACCCCATTAAATTCAGGCAGCAGCAGGCGGGAGAAATTTCTTGAG GTTGCCAAAACCCTTTTCAACGATGAGTGCCTCAAGCCTTGCCCCCGATGTCAGAATCCTGCAAGGTGTCACTCAGTGAAGAGGGagggtgtgtgcagcacagCGGACTGTGGTTTCCAGTTCTGCACAGCCTGCTTGTATGCTTTCCATGGCTCTAAAGAGTGTGGGAGCAGGTCTGTAGGCCGTCACAAGAAGGACATTATTCTCCCTGGAAGCGCTAAGAGCAAGCGAAACATTAGGAGACTATGA